One genomic region from Ptychodera flava strain L36383 chromosome 14, AS_Pfla_20210202, whole genome shotgun sequence encodes:
- the LOC139150393 gene encoding uncharacterized protein isoform X1 → MLNTSDTQKASAQRTDAVPQEEVSNKPTILQTVVSNDKSTAKNIIATTATSSCIVVGVEKPITSQGGFVQKRATGYDCHVCQKIFITPSGLKKHSVIHSDLRPFPCQLCDKSFKRSDHLSSHMVAIHNQIKFMYGCSVDGCQKEFREEKSCRAHIREHLQLLKGQVKVSVEYAKKDESQKDHGQSGSSQSDSVENSSPKVVTKYISLLSKPRQDVSGSGSTSKPAAASATTLPIHTASQSDSSSEKTCILPPKEISSSHTSIATKLTTSQSPAVKSESCVTKMPPSDTLLKALNVLAEEVRKKAVPDPAGGDVSQFFTSDGDSTNKQDVRIISHSKIKVEKSSSKPVTFTTSIPVSHQAVKANFSPSIGSHVGQPTTSLPPVNPSSGVVQHIPVSVSFSEDKTATLRLFVPLKSGSVGYKGLSQAAKPLTIKVPLDRNISESSGTSGKTTSVSTSSGLKIVEKSITAPSEKTPSKSNPVHAMNPRMIDGLTKHLPSKMESASTLCKASSEQTRQVKPSQSVTVIKKLENYQYSKSDLTCHVCKRVFHSVRARCGHARVHQSIGTSQYKPNRIETNHTGQLTSENKVITSSLTAGGPEIKSTCNLGMNANEKIDATKPLQRIIEVTVTQDKMTNKESQSTCKKQEETCLPTSTSEVTSQSSVGVVPTADCQDRNMIAVKVASKNCTPLCSFKEDRTTTRSGVDLTGKSILSNQNHVINNGTPVSLQKPVSTHCTGIKVDNLLKTLYPSLGLNCTVPPILKTTENQGMMLDDCKAIDDGHLQYKYNCNIYWQPNEIHRFQIGLLNFGKNFEDIATYVETKSVSQCAKFYYVLEKLKPSLQSSPLDRNKQEPRGIDYGEQMKTLEGKKYEGYVGSVHNGIFKVAKPVRKYKQLPVKTGSASNVSDTTKLSFGVADVMRGTAAKVVNASGGIQESTTRKRVKDEEKRLELKKTAKKRKFEDCCDKRATEHKMICRKDKSYVKSEKFMNGYRKNPRNRKLKVKLPIFSKKKSRDGQKKGNTLQEETVTSQHTSKKMKETCEAKQQKRNRLERNLHKNMRREERCSKRARNSKKQICCSSCMPSDSSAREAKSTERKRRKVQHRDKSEN, encoded by the exons ATGCTGAATACGTCGGACACCCAGAAAGCCTCAGCACAAAGAACGGATGCTGTACCACAAGAAGAAGTATCAAACAAACCAACAATATTGCAAACTG TTGTTTCCAATGACAAAAGTACTGCTAAAAACATTATCGCCACTACAGCGACATCCTCATGTATTGTAGTGGGTGTAGAAAAACCCATAACCTCACAGGGAGGATTTGTCCAGAAAAGGGCTACAGGATATGATTGCCATGTCTGTCAGAAAATATTCATCACTCCATCTGGACTGAAGAAACATTCTGTCATTCACAGCGACCTTCGACCTTTTCCTTGTCAACTCTGTGATAAAAGCTTCAAGCGTTCTGATCATTT ATCAAGTCATATGGTAGCCATTCACAATCAAATAAAGTTTATGTATGGATGTTCTGTTGATGGATGTCAGAAAGAGTTTAGAGAAGAGAAGAGTTGTAGAGCTCACATCAGAGAACACCTGCAGCTACTGAAAGGTCAAGTGAAAGTGTCAGTAGAATACGCAAAGAAGGATGAAAGCCAAAAGGATCATGGACAGAGTGGAAGCTCTCAAAGTGATTCAGTAGAAAACAGCTCTCCAAAAGTTGTGACTAAGTACATTTCACTTCTCTCAAAGCCACGGCAAGATGTCAGTGGAAGTGGCAGCACTTCTAAACCAGCTGCAGCTTCGGCAACGACGCTTCCTATTCACACTGCCAGTCAGTCCGACAGCAGCTCTGAAAAAACCTGCATTCTACCGCCAAAGGAGATCAGTTCCTCTCATACTAGCATAGCAACCAAGTTAACAACAAGTCAGTCTCCTGCAGTCAAATCTGAATCTTGTGTTACAAAGATGCCACCATCTGATACACTTTTGAAAGCTCTCAACGTTCTTGCTGAAGAGGTGAGGAAAAAAGCTGTACCTGACCCCGCTGGCGGTGATGTTTCACAGTTCTTCACTTCTGATGGTgacagtacaaacaaacaagatGTTAGAATAATCAGCCATTCCAAGATTAAGGTCGAGAAGTCAAGTTCAAAACCTGTAACTTTTACCACTTCTATTCCAGTGAGTCATCAAGCTGTCAAAGCTAACTTTTCACCTTCAATTGGTAGTCATGTAGGTCAGCCCACTACATCATTGCCACCTGTTAACCCAAGTTCAGGTGTGGTTCAACATATTCCAGTGTCTGTGTCATTCAGTGAAGACAAAACAGCAACGTTGCGGCTGTTTGTACCCTTGAAGTCAGGTAGTGTTGGTTATAAGGGATTATCACAGGCAGCCAAGCCTTTGACAATTAAGGTGCCACTGGACAGAAACATCTCTGAATCGAGCGGTACAAGTGGCAAAACTACATCTGTGTCCACGTCTTCTGGACTGAAGATCGTTGAGAAGTCAATCACAGCTCCATCTGAAAAAACTCCATCAAAATCAAATCCTGTGCATGCCATGAATCCCAGAATGATAGATGGGCTGACAAAACATCTTCCATCAAAAATGGAATCTGCAAGTACTTTGTGTAAGGCATCATCTGAGCAAACCAGACAAGTCAAGCCATCTCAGTCAGTCACAGTCATAAAGAAACTAGAAAACTATCAATACAG TAAAAGTGATCTGACCTGTCACGTATGTAAGAGGGTTTTTCACTCAGTCAGAGCGCGATGTGGTCATGCCAGAGTTCATCAGTCGATTGGAACCAGCCAGTACAAACCAAACAGGATAGAAACCAACCATACAGGACAGCTGACTAGTGAAAACAAAGTGATCACATCTTCATTGACTGCAGGTGGTCCCG AAATAAAATCAACTTGCAATCTAGGCATgaatgcaaatgagaagatagaCGCCACAAAACCTTTACAAAGAATTATTGAAGTAACTGTAACACAggacaaaatgacaaataaagagTCTCAGAGTACTTGCAAGAAACAAGAGGAGACATGCTTGCCCACGTCCACGTCTGAAGTTACTTCACAAAGTTCTGTAGGAGTTGTGCCAACTGCTGATTGTCAAGATAGGAATATGATTGCAGTGAAAGTAGCCAGTAAGAATTGTACTCCATTATGCAGTTTCAAAGAGGACAGAACAACTACAAG AAGTGGTGTTGATCTAACGGGAAAGTCAATCTTGTCAAACCAGAACCATG TAATAAACAATGGAACTCCAGTCAGTCTTCAAAAGCCagtcagcactcattgcactgGTATTAAAG TCGATAACCTCCTGAAGACCTTGTATCCATCTCTTGGTTTAAATTGTACTGTCCCTCCAATcttgaaaacaacagaaaaccaAGGTATGATG cTGGATGATTGTAAAGCCATTGATGATGGACATCTCCAATATAAATACAACT GCAACATCTACTGGCAACCAAATGAGATTCACCGTTTCCAAATTGGTTTGCTGAACTTTGGAAAGAACTTTGAAGACATTGCAACCTAC GTTGAAACAAAGTCTGTCTCCCAGTGTGCCAAGTTTTACTATGTCCTAGAAAAACTGAAACCCAGTCTACAGAGCTCTCCACTTGACAGGAATAAACAG GAACCTAGAGGAATTGATTATGGAGAGCAGATGAAGACTTTGGAGGGTAAAAAGTATGAGGGTTATGTCGGCAGTGTTCACAATGGAATATTCAAAGTGGCAAAGCCAGTTAGAAAGTACAAACAGCTACCAGTGAAGACTGGCAGTGCAAGTAATGTTTCTGATACGACAAAGCTTAGCTTTGGTGTGGCTGATGTCATGCGGGGTACTGCAGCCAAAGTGGTGAACGCCTCTGGTGGAATTCAAGAATCTACAACTAGGAAAAGGGTAAAAGATGAAGAAAAGAGACTAGAGCTCAAGAAGACAGCAAAGAAAAGGAAATTTGAAGATTGTTGTGACAAGAGAGCAACAGAACATAAGATGATTTGCAGGAAAGATAAATCGTATGTGAAAAGTGAAAAGTTTATGAATGGTTACAGAAAAAATCCAAGAAACAGGAAACTGAAGGTAAAGTTACCAATTTTCTCAAAGAAAAAGTCAAGAGATGGGCAGAAGAAAGGTAACACCTTACAAGAAGAGACTGTGACCTCACAGCACACcagtaaaaaaatgaaagaaacatGTGAAGCCAAGCAGCAAAAGAGAAATAGACTTGAAAGGAATTTGCACAAGAACATGAGAAGAGAGGAAAGATGTTCAAAAAGAGCAAGAAACTCcaaaaaacaaatttgttgCTCATCATGTATGCCCAGCGATTCTTCAGCCAGGGAGGCAAAGTCCACAGAAAGGAAAAGGCGAAAAGTTCAGCACAGGGACAAATCTGAGAACTAA
- the LOC139150393 gene encoding uncharacterized protein isoform X2 yields MLNTSDTQKASAQRTDAVPQEEVSNKPTILQTVVSNDKSTAKNIIATTATSSCIVVGVEKPITSQGGFVQKRATGYDCHVCQKIFITPSGLKKHSVIHSDLRPFPCQLCDKSFKRSDHLSSHMVAIHNQIKFMYGCSVDGCQKEFREEKSCRAHIREHLQLLKGQVKVSVEYAKKDESQKDHGQSGSSQSDSVENSSPKVVTKYISLLSKPRQDVSGSGSTSKPAAASATTLPIHTASQSDSSSEKTCILPPKEISSSHTSIATKLTTSQSPAVKSESCVTKMPPSDTLLKALNVLAEEVRKKAVPDPAGGDVSQFFTSDGDSTNKQDVRIISHSKIKVEKSSSKPVTFTTSIPVSHQAVKANFSPSIGSHVGQPTTSLPPVNPSSGVVQHIPVSVSFSEDKTATLRLFVPLKSGSVGYKGLSQAAKPLTIKVPLDRNISESSGTSGKTTSVSTSSGLKIVEKSITAPSEKTPSKSNPVHAMNPRMIDGLTKHLPSKMESASTLCKASSEQTRQVKPSQSVTVIKKLENYQYSKSDLTCHVCKRVFHSVRARCGHARVHQSIGTSQYKPNRIETNHTGQLTSENKVITSSLTAGGPEIKSTCNLGMNANEKIDATKPLQRIIEVTVTQDKMTNKESQSTCKKQEETCLPTSTSEVTSQSSVGVVPTADCQDRNMIAVKVASKNCTPLCSFKEDRTTTRSGVDLTGKSILSNQNHVDNLLKTLYPSLGLNCTVPPILKTTENQGMMLDDCKAIDDGHLQYKYNCNIYWQPNEIHRFQIGLLNFGKNFEDIATYVETKSVSQCAKFYYVLEKLKPSLQSSPLDRNKQEPRGIDYGEQMKTLEGKKYEGYVGSVHNGIFKVAKPVRKYKQLPVKTGSASNVSDTTKLSFGVADVMRGTAAKVVNASGGIQESTTRKRVKDEEKRLELKKTAKKRKFEDCCDKRATEHKMICRKDKSYVKSEKFMNGYRKNPRNRKLKVKLPIFSKKKSRDGQKKGNTLQEETVTSQHTSKKMKETCEAKQQKRNRLERNLHKNMRREERCSKRARNSKKQICCSSCMPSDSSAREAKSTERKRRKVQHRDKSEN; encoded by the exons ATGCTGAATACGTCGGACACCCAGAAAGCCTCAGCACAAAGAACGGATGCTGTACCACAAGAAGAAGTATCAAACAAACCAACAATATTGCAAACTG TTGTTTCCAATGACAAAAGTACTGCTAAAAACATTATCGCCACTACAGCGACATCCTCATGTATTGTAGTGGGTGTAGAAAAACCCATAACCTCACAGGGAGGATTTGTCCAGAAAAGGGCTACAGGATATGATTGCCATGTCTGTCAGAAAATATTCATCACTCCATCTGGACTGAAGAAACATTCTGTCATTCACAGCGACCTTCGACCTTTTCCTTGTCAACTCTGTGATAAAAGCTTCAAGCGTTCTGATCATTT ATCAAGTCATATGGTAGCCATTCACAATCAAATAAAGTTTATGTATGGATGTTCTGTTGATGGATGTCAGAAAGAGTTTAGAGAAGAGAAGAGTTGTAGAGCTCACATCAGAGAACACCTGCAGCTACTGAAAGGTCAAGTGAAAGTGTCAGTAGAATACGCAAAGAAGGATGAAAGCCAAAAGGATCATGGACAGAGTGGAAGCTCTCAAAGTGATTCAGTAGAAAACAGCTCTCCAAAAGTTGTGACTAAGTACATTTCACTTCTCTCAAAGCCACGGCAAGATGTCAGTGGAAGTGGCAGCACTTCTAAACCAGCTGCAGCTTCGGCAACGACGCTTCCTATTCACACTGCCAGTCAGTCCGACAGCAGCTCTGAAAAAACCTGCATTCTACCGCCAAAGGAGATCAGTTCCTCTCATACTAGCATAGCAACCAAGTTAACAACAAGTCAGTCTCCTGCAGTCAAATCTGAATCTTGTGTTACAAAGATGCCACCATCTGATACACTTTTGAAAGCTCTCAACGTTCTTGCTGAAGAGGTGAGGAAAAAAGCTGTACCTGACCCCGCTGGCGGTGATGTTTCACAGTTCTTCACTTCTGATGGTgacagtacaaacaaacaagatGTTAGAATAATCAGCCATTCCAAGATTAAGGTCGAGAAGTCAAGTTCAAAACCTGTAACTTTTACCACTTCTATTCCAGTGAGTCATCAAGCTGTCAAAGCTAACTTTTCACCTTCAATTGGTAGTCATGTAGGTCAGCCCACTACATCATTGCCACCTGTTAACCCAAGTTCAGGTGTGGTTCAACATATTCCAGTGTCTGTGTCATTCAGTGAAGACAAAACAGCAACGTTGCGGCTGTTTGTACCCTTGAAGTCAGGTAGTGTTGGTTATAAGGGATTATCACAGGCAGCCAAGCCTTTGACAATTAAGGTGCCACTGGACAGAAACATCTCTGAATCGAGCGGTACAAGTGGCAAAACTACATCTGTGTCCACGTCTTCTGGACTGAAGATCGTTGAGAAGTCAATCACAGCTCCATCTGAAAAAACTCCATCAAAATCAAATCCTGTGCATGCCATGAATCCCAGAATGATAGATGGGCTGACAAAACATCTTCCATCAAAAATGGAATCTGCAAGTACTTTGTGTAAGGCATCATCTGAGCAAACCAGACAAGTCAAGCCATCTCAGTCAGTCACAGTCATAAAGAAACTAGAAAACTATCAATACAG TAAAAGTGATCTGACCTGTCACGTATGTAAGAGGGTTTTTCACTCAGTCAGAGCGCGATGTGGTCATGCCAGAGTTCATCAGTCGATTGGAACCAGCCAGTACAAACCAAACAGGATAGAAACCAACCATACAGGACAGCTGACTAGTGAAAACAAAGTGATCACATCTTCATTGACTGCAGGTGGTCCCG AAATAAAATCAACTTGCAATCTAGGCATgaatgcaaatgagaagatagaCGCCACAAAACCTTTACAAAGAATTATTGAAGTAACTGTAACACAggacaaaatgacaaataaagagTCTCAGAGTACTTGCAAGAAACAAGAGGAGACATGCTTGCCCACGTCCACGTCTGAAGTTACTTCACAAAGTTCTGTAGGAGTTGTGCCAACTGCTGATTGTCAAGATAGGAATATGATTGCAGTGAAAGTAGCCAGTAAGAATTGTACTCCATTATGCAGTTTCAAAGAGGACAGAACAACTACAAG AAGTGGTGTTGATCTAACGGGAAAGTCAATCTTGTCAAACCAGAACCATG TCGATAACCTCCTGAAGACCTTGTATCCATCTCTTGGTTTAAATTGTACTGTCCCTCCAATcttgaaaacaacagaaaaccaAGGTATGATG cTGGATGATTGTAAAGCCATTGATGATGGACATCTCCAATATAAATACAACT GCAACATCTACTGGCAACCAAATGAGATTCACCGTTTCCAAATTGGTTTGCTGAACTTTGGAAAGAACTTTGAAGACATTGCAACCTAC GTTGAAACAAAGTCTGTCTCCCAGTGTGCCAAGTTTTACTATGTCCTAGAAAAACTGAAACCCAGTCTACAGAGCTCTCCACTTGACAGGAATAAACAG GAACCTAGAGGAATTGATTATGGAGAGCAGATGAAGACTTTGGAGGGTAAAAAGTATGAGGGTTATGTCGGCAGTGTTCACAATGGAATATTCAAAGTGGCAAAGCCAGTTAGAAAGTACAAACAGCTACCAGTGAAGACTGGCAGTGCAAGTAATGTTTCTGATACGACAAAGCTTAGCTTTGGTGTGGCTGATGTCATGCGGGGTACTGCAGCCAAAGTGGTGAACGCCTCTGGTGGAATTCAAGAATCTACAACTAGGAAAAGGGTAAAAGATGAAGAAAAGAGACTAGAGCTCAAGAAGACAGCAAAGAAAAGGAAATTTGAAGATTGTTGTGACAAGAGAGCAACAGAACATAAGATGATTTGCAGGAAAGATAAATCGTATGTGAAAAGTGAAAAGTTTATGAATGGTTACAGAAAAAATCCAAGAAACAGGAAACTGAAGGTAAAGTTACCAATTTTCTCAAAGAAAAAGTCAAGAGATGGGCAGAAGAAAGGTAACACCTTACAAGAAGAGACTGTGACCTCACAGCACACcagtaaaaaaatgaaagaaacatGTGAAGCCAAGCAGCAAAAGAGAAATAGACTTGAAAGGAATTTGCACAAGAACATGAGAAGAGAGGAAAGATGTTCAAAAAGAGCAAGAAACTCcaaaaaacaaatttgttgCTCATCATGTATGCCCAGCGATTCTTCAGCCAGGGAGGCAAAGTCCACAGAAAGGAAAAGGCGAAAAGTTCAGCACAGGGACAAATCTGAGAACTAA
- the LOC139150395 gene encoding histone H4: MSGRGKGGKGLGKGGAKRHRKVLRDNIQGITKPAIRRLARRGGVKRISGLIYEETRGVLKVFLENVIRDAVTYTEHAKRKTVTAMDVVYALKRQGRTLYGFGG, from the exons ATGAGCGGACGTGGAAAAGGAGGAAAAGGACTCGGAAAGGGAGGCGCCAAGCGTCATCGTAAAGTGCTCCGTGACAACATTCAGGGAATCACAAAACCAGCAATTCGTCGTCTTGCCCGCCGTGGTGGTGTCAAACGAATTTCAGGACTGATCTATGAGGAAACTCGTGGTGTGCTCAAG GTATTCTTGGAGAATGTAATTCGTGATGCAGTCACCTACACGGAACACGCTAAACGGAAAACCGTCACCGCCATGGACGTTGTCTACGCTTTGAAACGCCAGGGACGCACTCTATACGGCTTCGGAGGTTAG